TTCGCCGTTTACATTAGCAGCTAAAACCTTGCGAGCTAACCCTTCACTTATACTTTTTGCAATATCTAATGCAGTAATTCCACTTTCATATTGTCTTACTGCACCATCCGGAAAAC
This region of Thermococcus sp. M36 genomic DNA includes:
- a CDS encoding TGS domain-containing protein, whose protein sequence is MISISFPDGAVRQYESGITALDIAKSISEGLARKVLAANVNGE